Proteins from a genomic interval of Haemorhous mexicanus isolate bHaeMex1 chromosome Z, bHaeMex1.pri, whole genome shotgun sequence:
- the HTR1A gene encoding 5-hydroxytryptamine receptor 1A has translation MDVANNTTSPARSPEGTSGPGFAEMTLGYQVLTSLLLGTLILCAVSGNACVIAAIALERSLQTVANYLIGSLAVTDLMVSVLVLPMAALYQVLNKWTLGQVTCDIFISLDVLCCTSSILHLCAIALDRYWAITDPIDYVNKRTPRRAAVLISLTWLIGFLISIPPMLGWRTPEDRSNPDACTISKDHGYTIYSTFGAFYIPLLLMLVLYGRIFKAARFRIRKTVKKAEKKKVADTCLTLSPAAVKRGNGEPGKGWRRTVEPKPGACVNGAVRQGQDGTALEIIEVQHCNSSSKTHLPLPSEACGSPPPPSFERRNEKNTEAKRRMALSRERKTVKTLGIIMGTFILCWLPFFIVALVLPFCDSKCYMPEWLGAVINWLGYSNSLLNPIIYAYFNKDFQSAFKKIIKCKFCRQ, from the coding sequence ATGGATGTGGCCAACAATACTACCTCCCCAGCGCGCTCCCCCGAGGGGACCAGCGGCCCCGGCTTCGCCGAGATGACCCTGGGCTACCAGGTgctcacctccctgctcctgggcacgCTTATCCTGTGCGCCGTGAGTGGCAACGCCTGCGTGATCGCAGCCATCGCCCTGGAGCGCTCCCTGCAAACCGTGGCCAACTATTTGATCGGCTCCCTGGCCGTCACCGACCTCATGGTGTCCGTGCTGGTGCTGCCCATGGCGGCCCTCTACCAGGTGCTGAACAAGTGGACGCTGGGGCAGGTCACCTGCGACATCTTCATCTCGCTGGACGTGCTTTGCTGCACCTCTTCCATCCTGCACCTGTGCGCCATCGCTTTGGACAGGTACTGGGCCATCACGGACCCCATTGACTATGTAAACAAGCGAACTCCCCGGCGGGCGGCCGTGCTcatcagcctgacttggcttatCGGCTTCTTGATATCCATCCCGCccatgctgggctggaggaCGCCGGAGGACCGCTCGAACCCCGACGCCTGCACCATTAGCAAGGACCACGGGTACACCATCTACTCTACCTTCGGCGCCTTCTACATTCCGCTTCTTCTCATGCTGGTGCTCTACGGTCGCATCTTCAAGGCTGCACGCTTTAGGATCCGCAAGACAGtaaagaaagcagagaagaaaaaagtcgCCGACACCTGCCTCACTCTCTCTCCGGCCGCCGTGAAGAGAGGCAACGGGGAGCCCGGCAAGGGCTGGCGGCGGACTGTAGAGCCCAAGCCCGGCGCTTGTGTCAACGGCGCGGTGCGGCAGGGCCAGGACGGGACCGCCCTGGAGATCATCGAGGTCCAGCACTGCAACAGCTCCTCCAAGACTCACCTGCCGCTGCCCAGCGAGGCGTGCGGCTCCCCACCGCCGCCCTCTTTCGAGAGGCGCAACGAGAAGAACACGGAAGCCAAGCGCAGAATGGCTCTGTCCCGGGAGAGGAAGACCGTCAAGACCCTGGGCATAATTATGGGCACCTTTATCCTCTGCTGGCTCCCGTTCTTCATCGTGGCCCTTGTCCTGCCCTTTTGTGACAGTAAGTGCTACATGCCCGAGTGGCTGGGGGCAGTCATCAACTGGCTGGGCTACTCCAACTCCCTTCTCAATCCCATTATCTATGCCTATTTCAACAAAGACTTCCAAAGtgcttttaagaaaattatCAAGTGCAAATTTTGCCGGCAGTGA